TGCTTTATGGTCTACAGCGGCCTGATTCACGGCCTCTTCTGGATCAATATCCTCCCTGAGCATGTGGTACAGACGAGCCCCTACAAACCATTTTTCATGCCGGTTCAGCTCCTTATCGCCTCAAGCTGGGCGCTCGCCTTCTTCTGGTACCGCGACATCAGAACCGTCATCTTCCTGCACGCGCTGGTGGATCTGACCATGGTCATGAATGTGAAGTTTTCACTCTTTAACTGAATTGAAAACATGAACCTATGTTTTCAATTCATCCCGATCCAACGCAGTTGTGTGAGGGATCTATTCCGGGGAATGTCATCCCGATCCAACGCAGTTGTGTGAGGGATCTATTCCGGGGAATGTCATCCCGAATCCGATGCAATCGGTTGAGGAATCTTTTCCGGGGAACCATCAGGAGATGCCTCTCGTTGTTCGACATGACACTCTTTGAAGAGATTTTGGATTGAATCTTTAGAGGCAGTCCCTTGTGATTGCCCTGCTGAATAGCGGGTAAAGGTTCCCAACCCTCTTCGTCGTTGTAGTCCATAAAGTCGTCTTAGTCCTTTTCTATATAGACAAAAAACCATACAAACCCCCTGAACATGAGTGCATTCAAGGGCAGTGTACTGGTAGCGGGAGCTACCGGAAGAACCGGGGAGTGGGTAGTGAAGCGCCTTCAGGCTCACGGCATTGCGTTTCGGCTCTTTGTACGATCTGGCGAAAAAGCAATAAGGCTTTTCGGGCCTGAAATCATTGACCGGTTGACTATCGGTTCTGTAGAGCATCCCGAAGAGATCAGGGCTGCGGTGCAAAACGCACAGGCCGTCATCTCTGCAATCGGAGGAAATGTAACTGACCCGGCTGCACCCCCGCCCTCGGCAATCGACCGTGACGGCATCATCAACCTTGCAACCATAGCCAAAGAGGAGGATGTAAGGCACTTTATTCTTGTCAGCTCGCTCAGTGTTACCAAGCCTGATCACCCCCTGAACAAGTATGGCCGGGTACTCTCCATGAAGCTCGAAGCTGAAAACGAGGTCCGCAGACTCTACTCCGAACCCGGCTTTACCTACACCATTCTCAGGCCCGGAGGGCTGCTTGACGGAGCACCTCTTCAGCACAATCTGCTGTTTGATACCGGCGACAACATCACCACCGGAGTTATCCAGAGAAGCGATGTTGCAGAGGTTGCCGTCCTCTCTCTCTTCACCCCTGAAGCCCATAATCTGACCTTTGAACTCATCGAGAAAGAGGAAGTTTCGCTGGCCTCACTCGCACCATTCTTCAAGCAGATTCACTCCTGACCTCATCCTGAGAGCAGGAGATCCATAATTCCGGAGCTCTACCAAAGAGCAACAGCCATCCGGTTATCACACACCTATAACCACCAGACACAAAAAATTTACAAAACCTTATTAAGAACGACTAAGCAGATTAAACACAGAAACAATCAACCAACTCATTATGATAACACTTGCATATATTACACCTTATAATCGTTTTTTATCAGCGACTCGTGTTAATACGCAGTAAATGTTATAACCACACTCAGCACCAATCTTATACAAGGCTCACAATCGCACATAATTCAACTATCAAACACGAATAAAGAATAAATAATAATGATTAAAAATATCAACATTATCATTTTAATGCCAATAAACAAGCCAATTAAAACAACCAGTAACCACACAGCACAATAATTAAAATATTTTTATGTAAAAGCATATATATTATTTCATTTTAATGCTTTAATAGGCAAAGAATCATAAGACTTATGAAGTGTGAGACAGTTCGTTTTTTATCTCTTAAACACAATAACAAAAAATAATTGTACAGGTTTATTATAAAATCATGTTCAACGTGTGATCTTCACGGAACACTTTTCAGCGGCCAGTCTTTTATGTGGAATAATATTGATGCTGGCTATGATTATTACGCATCAATCATTGATTCATCAGCTGTATTCATAAGGAAGTTATCATCACATGAATTTGAGGTTTATTCTGATTCTTCAATGATATACGGCATATCAGTTCCTTCATTTATTACGAGCTACCTCTCGATTGATATTGATATTAACAAGGTTTTTCATGACCGTTTCCAGAAGAGCTATCCGGAGCTCTGGAAACTGCTCTCGGGATA
The window above is part of the Candidatus Chlorobium masyuteum genome. Proteins encoded here:
- a CDS encoding SDR family oxidoreductase gives rise to the protein MSAFKGSVLVAGATGRTGEWVVKRLQAHGIAFRLFVRSGEKAIRLFGPEIIDRLTIGSVEHPEEIRAAVQNAQAVISAIGGNVTDPAAPPPSAIDRDGIINLATIAKEEDVRHFILVSSLSVTKPDHPLNKYGRVLSMKLEAENEVRRLYSEPGFTYTILRPGGLLDGAPLQHNLLFDTGDNITTGVIQRSDVAEVAVLSLFTPEAHNLTFELIEKEEVSLASLAPFFKQIHS